One Pseudomonadota bacterium DNA window includes the following coding sequences:
- a CDS encoding S41 family peptidase, which yields AGMGRALDPHSAFMTPAEYEAFLGEIRGEFCGVGLEVGVQDGVMTVIAPFADSPAERAGMAPGDQIVSIDGAPTAEMGLEDAVALIRGREGEPVSFRVRRPPAAEPFDVQVVRAQIKVKSVEAKLVSPGFPHVRVKQFQAGTASDLRARLERLTLEGGGLDGVILDLRRNPGGTVDEAVKVADLFLAEGAILVIRGRGGDAIQEHRAGRGGAFEEVPVTVLLDKGSASAAEIVAGAIQDHGRGMLVGTRSFGKGSVQYPFPLDDGYFLKLTVAKYYTPKGRSIQAEGIAPDVAIESRDAPSPDEETKLLAALPGERDLAGHLAGEAGGEAEGPAIDDYQLRIAYQIVRGQARAAAAKAQGKKR from the coding sequence GGGCCGGCATGGGGCGCGCGCTCGATCCGCACTCGGCGTTCATGACACCCGCCGAGTACGAGGCGTTCCTCGGCGAGATCCGCGGCGAGTTCTGCGGCGTCGGGCTCGAGGTCGGGGTGCAGGACGGCGTCATGACCGTGATCGCGCCCTTCGCGGACAGCCCGGCGGAGCGAGCGGGGATGGCTCCCGGCGACCAGATCGTGAGCATCGACGGCGCCCCGACCGCGGAGATGGGGCTCGAGGACGCGGTGGCGCTCATCCGCGGCCGCGAAGGCGAGCCTGTGTCTTTCCGCGTGCGGCGGCCGCCCGCCGCGGAGCCGTTCGACGTGCAGGTCGTGCGCGCCCAGATCAAGGTGAAGAGCGTCGAGGCGAAGCTCGTGTCGCCCGGCTTCCCCCACGTGCGGGTGAAGCAGTTCCAGGCCGGGACCGCGTCGGACCTGCGCGCCCGGCTCGAGCGGCTCACGCTCGAGGGCGGCGGGCTCGACGGGGTGATCCTCGATCTGCGCCGCAACCCCGGGGGCACGGTCGACGAGGCGGTCAAGGTGGCGGACCTCTTCCTCGCGGAGGGCGCCATCCTCGTCATCCGCGGCCGCGGCGGCGACGCCATCCAGGAGCACCGCGCCGGGCGCGGCGGCGCCTTCGAGGAAGTGCCCGTGACCGTGCTCCTCGACAAGGGCAGCGCGTCGGCGGCGGAGATCGTCGCCGGCGCGATCCAGGACCACGGGCGCGGGATGCTCGTCGGCACGAGGAGCTTCGGCAAGGGCTCGGTGCAGTACCCGTTCCCGCTCGACGACGGCTACTTCCTCAAGCTGACCGTGGCCAAGTACTACACGCCGAAGGGCCGGAGCATCCAGGCCGAGGGGATCGCGCCGGACGTGGCGATCGAGTCCCGCGACGCGCCGTCGCCCGACGAGGAGACGAAGCTGCTCGCCGCGCTGCCGGGCGAGCGGGATCTCGCCGGACACCTCGCGGGAGAAGCGGGCGGCGAGGCCGAGGGGCCTGCCATCGACGACTACCAGCTGCGCATCGCGTACCAGATCGTGCGCGGGCAGGCGCGGGCCGCGGCGGCGAAGGCGCAAGGCAAGAAGCGATGA